AACAACTGGAAAACTCGCTAGTTATCTTAAATTGCGAAAGAAAAAAGTTCTAATTGCTGCGGCGGACTTACAAAGAATGGCTGCGGTTGAGCAATTAAAACAACTTTCCGCACAAATCGAAGTTGATTTATATTTTGATGACAACGAAAAAGACCCTGTAAAAATTGTCAAAAGTGCATATGAAAAAGCTGAAAACGGTCTTTACGATGTTCTTCTTCTTGATACTGCTGGGCGACTTGCAATTGATGAAGAACTTATGCAACAGTTGAAAGATGTTAAAAATGCTGTCTCTGTCGATGAGGTCTTTTATGTTGCCGATTCCATGACAGGTCATGATACTGTCCGAACTGCTCTTAAATTTAAAGAAGAGATTGGAATTGATGGTGTAATTCTTTCAAAATACGACAGTGATGTAAAAGGTGGTGTTGCAATTTCTCTTGCTTCTCAAGTTGGTGTGCCTCTCAGATTTATCGGGACTGGTGAAAAAATTCCTGATTTCGACCAATTTATTCCTGAAAGAGTTGTTGGGCGAATTCTTGGTTCTGGTGATATGGAAACCCTTCTTGAAAAAACAAATCTTGTTGTTTCAAAAAAGAGAGCTTCTGAATTAAATAAGAAAATCAAAAAAGGTGCTTTTAATTTTAATGACTTTTTAGAACAAATCGAGAGTTTTGGCAAACTTGGAGGAATTCAGTCGGTTGTTGGAATGCTTCCAGGAATGGGAAAATTTGCACAGGAAATCAAAGATTTAGATATTGATAATTCAATTGAGATGCGACGAATGAAAGCTGTTATTTATTCAATGACTCCAAAAGAGCGAGAAGACCCAAATCTTTTAAATAATAGTCGTAAAAAGCGACTTGCAACAGGTGTTGGCCTTGATCAACTTTATGTAAATAAAGTGCTGAAACAATTCAAAAGTGCCTCTAAAATGGCAAAAAAACTGGGTGGAAAAAATTCAATGAAAGATGTTGGTTCAGCTCTTCAGATGATGCAAAATGGTGGAATGAATCAAAAAGGTTTTCCAAGACGATAAAATTAACTTTAAAACATAAATTTTAAATAAAGTAGTAGTGCTATAATTAAGCACTACTTAAATTTGTTTAAAATTGGAAGTTAATGTTAAACGATATTGAAAAATTAAAAAAAGAGATACATAAAGTTGTTATCGGGCAAGAGAAACTTGTTAATTCTTTACTAATTGGACTTTTCTCAAATGGGCATATTCTTGTCGAGGGAGTTCCTGGATTAGCAAAAACAACAGCAATTAATACTCTTGCAAAAACACTAGGATTGGATTTTAAAAGAACACAATTTACACCAGACTTGTTGCCGAGTGATATTTTGGGTGCTGAAATTTATAATCAAAAAAGTTCCGAATTTAAATTAAAAAAAGGTCCAATCTTTACAAACTTGCTACTTGCAGACGAAATAAATCGTGCACCCGCAAAAGTTCAGTCTGCACTTTTAGAAGTTATGCAAGAAAAACAAGTTACACTTGGTGATGAGACGATAAAATTAGAACCTCCGTTTCTTGTTTTGGCCACACAAAATCCGCTTGAGCAAGAGGGTGTTTATCCGTTACCTGAAGCACAACTTGACCGTTTTATGATGAAAGTCGTTGTTGGATACAACACTGAAGCTGAAGAACTACAAATTCTTGAGCGATTTACAAGTTCTAGAAAAATCAGTGTCGATGAGGTCATCAATCGAGACCAAATTACAAAGATTAAAAGTGAAATTGAGAAAATTCATCTCGACGACCAAATCAAAGAGTATATTGTAAAACTTGTTTTTGCAACTAGGTATCCTGAAAAGTTTGGTTTGGAAAATCTTAAAAAATATGTCTATTCTGGTGGTTCGCCTCGGGCTACAATTGATTTGACAAAAGTCTCAAAAGCAAAAGCATATTTAAATGGAAAAAATTTTGTTTCTCCGACTGATATTGCCTCCGTTATTTACGAGGTTTTACGACACAGAATAGTTTTAACTTATGAAGCAGAATCAGACGGATTTACTTCTGATAAAT
The sequence above is a segment of the Thiovulum sp. ES genome. Coding sequences within it:
- a CDS encoding signal recognition particle GTPase (PFAM: SRP54-type protein, GTPase domain; Signal peptide binding domain): TTGKLASYLKLRKKKVLIAAADLQRMAAVEQLKQLSAQIEVDLYFDDNEKDPVKIVKSAYEKAENGLYDVLLLDTAGRLAIDEELMQQLKDVKNAVSVDEVFYVADSMTGHDTVRTALKFKEEIGIDGVILSKYDSDVKGGVAISLASQVGVPLRFIGTGEKIPDFDQFIPERVVGRILGSGDMETLLEKTNLVVSKKRASELNKKIKKGAFNFNDFLEQIESFGKLGGIQSVVGMLPGMGKFAQEIKDLDIDNSIEMRRMKAVIYSMTPKEREDPNLLNNSRKKRLATGVGLDQLYVNKVLKQFKSASKMAKKLGGKNSMKDVGSALQMMQNGGMNQKGFPRR
- a CDS encoding MoxR-like ATPase (PFAM: ATPase family associated with various cellular activities (AAA)); the protein is MLNDIEKLKKEIHKVVIGQEKLVNSLLIGLFSNGHILVEGVPGLAKTTAINTLAKTLGLDFKRTQFTPDLLPSDILGAEIYNQKSSEFKLKKGPIFTNLLLADEINRAPAKVQSALLEVMQEKQVTLGDETIKLEPPFLVLATQNPLEQEGVYPLPEAQLDRFMMKVVVGYNTEAEELQILERFTSSRKISVDEVINRDQITKIKSEIEKIHLDDQIKEYIVKLVFATRYPEKFGLENLKKYVYSGGSPRATIDLTKVSKAKAYLNGKNFVSPTDIASVIYEVLRHRIVLTYEAESDGFTSDKLIENILQTVNIP